The Treponema pectinovorum genome includes a window with the following:
- a CDS encoding amino acid ABC transporter ATP-binding protein encodes MIEVKNLKKAFGLLKVLNGISLSIDKGDVIAVIGPSGSGKTTLLRCLNFLERADEGELDFDGQKFDLKTIKKKDMNKIRSQTGFVFQNYNLFRNKTALENVTEGLIVVGKLKKKDAEQIGMQMLAKVGMADKANAYPHQLSGGQQQRVAIARALAANPKIIYFDEPTSALDPELIGEVLLVMKKLAEEGMTMVVVTHEMNFAKNVSNRVIFMEGGHIVEEAQSKEFFNSPKEKRTKEFLGSLATNLAEK; translated from the coding sequence ATGATAGAAGTAAAAAATCTAAAAAAAGCGTTTGGACTCCTGAAAGTATTAAATGGAATCAGCCTTTCTATAGACAAAGGTGATGTAATCGCGGTTATTGGGCCAAGCGGTTCTGGTAAAACGACTTTGTTGCGATGCCTCAACTTTTTGGAAAGGGCGGATGAAGGTGAATTAGATTTTGACGGTCAAAAATTCGATTTAAAAACGATAAAAAAGAAAGATATGAATAAAATCCGAAGTCAGACAGGATTTGTCTTTCAAAATTACAATCTTTTTCGCAACAAGACTGCACTGGAAAATGTTACAGAAGGTCTTATAGTCGTTGGCAAGCTCAAAAAAAAGGATGCAGAGCAGATTGGAATGCAGATGCTTGCAAAGGTTGGAATGGCAGACAAAGCAAACGCATATCCTCATCAACTTTCTGGAGGGCAGCAGCAGCGGGTTGCAATAGCAAGAGCACTGGCAGCAAATCCAAAGATAATATATTTTGATGAACCGACGAGCGCCTTGGATCCAGAGTTGATTGGCGAAGTTTTGCTCGTAATGAAAAAACTCGCAGAAGAAGGAATGACGATGGTCGTTGTAACGCACGAGATGAATTTTGCAAAAAATGTGAGCAACCGCGTTATCTTTATGGAAGGCGGTCATATTGTTGAAGAAGCACAATCTAAGGAATTTTTTAATTCTCCAAAAGAAAAAAGAACAAAAGAATTTTTGGGAAGCTTGGCGACAAATCTTGCAGAAAAATAA
- the hisD gene encoding histidinol dehydrogenase, giving the protein MIKIKNYSDLDESFFEGRDFGTSLDVVKDVLLDVKSRGDAALFEYGAKFDLSAPKTLQIPVEELKNAAEKLKSENPNLYDSLCYSRDLVLKFAKKQKECFNDFEVELEKGIFTGQKNIPVEKVGVYIPAGRFPLISTVVMTVTPALAAGVDDIILCTPPRIHPQERALAEKQGLGISGKPFIDGKPYADENIMAAAYICGVRKAFACGGAQAIGAMAFGTQSIPKVDVIVGPGNKFVAEAKKMVYGNVGIDMIAGPTEVFIIADESANPQWVAADLLAQAEHDIVAQPVLATNSKKLAQSVAQEIEKQLEELPTKATAEQSIENCGLIILCETLEQAVEVANKKAPEHLELAMEAGNERDKIDSLCRNYGSLFIGHESAEVFGDYAAGLNHTLPTSGSARFTGGLSVRVFLKTVTTLRTVSGTKGFVKSATAAGYLGDAEGLAAHAKAARLRIEK; this is encoded by the coding sequence ATGATTAAAATTAAAAATTATTCGGATTTGGACGAAAGTTTTTTTGAAGGCAGAGATTTTGGAACTTCGCTAGACGTGGTAAAAGATGTTCTCTTGGATGTAAAATCTCGCGGAGATGCCGCTCTTTTTGAATACGGTGCAAAATTTGATTTGAGCGCGCCTAAAACTTTGCAGATTCCTGTTGAGGAACTTAAAAACGCTGCTGAAAAATTAAAATCAGAAAATCCAAACCTGTACGATTCGCTTTGCTACAGCCGCGACCTTGTGCTTAAATTTGCAAAAAAACAAAAAGAATGTTTTAACGATTTTGAAGTTGAACTTGAAAAAGGAATTTTCACTGGGCAAAAAAATATTCCTGTAGAAAAAGTTGGAGTTTACATTCCTGCCGGAAGATTTCCACTTATAAGCACTGTTGTTATGACTGTAACGCCTGCCCTAGCCGCTGGGGTTGACGATATAATTCTATGCACTCCGCCAAGGATTCATCCACAAGAAAGGGCGCTCGCAGAAAAACAGGGCTTGGGAATTTCTGGCAAACCGTTTATCGACGGGAAACCTTACGCAGACGAAAATATTATGGCGGCTGCTTATATATGCGGAGTTCGAAAAGCATTTGCCTGCGGTGGTGCTCAGGCGATAGGAGCGATGGCATTTGGAACGCAGTCAATCCCAAAAGTTGATGTAATAGTTGGACCTGGAAACAAATTTGTTGCAGAAGCAAAAAAAATGGTCTACGGCAATGTGGGAATAGATATGATTGCAGGCCCGACAGAAGTTTTTATAATTGCGGACGAAAGTGCAAATCCACAATGGGTTGCAGCAGACCTTTTGGCTCAAGCGGAACACGATATTGTTGCTCAGCCAGTTTTGGCGACAAATTCAAAAAAGCTTGCTCAAAGTGTTGCACAAGAAATAGAAAAACAGCTTGAAGAACTTCCAACAAAGGCAACTGCAGAACAGTCAATAGAAAACTGTGGTCTTATAATCTTGTGCGAAACTCTTGAACAGGCTGTGGAAGTTGCAAATAAAAAAGCCCCAGAACATCTTGAACTTGCGATGGAAGCTGGCAACGAGCGAGATAAAATAGACTCGCTTTGCAGAAACTACGGCTCACTTTTTATTGGACACGAAAGTGCGGAAGTTTTTGGCGACTATGCAGCAGGCCTTAATCATACCTTGCCAACTTCTGGTAGTGCGCGTTTTACTGGCGGGCTTAGCGTAAGGGTTTTCTTAAAAACTGTTACGACTTTGCGTACTGTTTCTGGAACAAAAGGCTTTGTAAAATCTGCAACGGCGGCAGGATATTTAGGAGATGCAGAAGGTCTTGCAGCACATGCAAAAGCCGCAAGGTTAAGGATAGAAAAATAA
- the def gene encoding peptide deformylase, whose amino-acid sequence MKIYKLGEDVLRKKAVPVEQAEINDDLRKFINEMFDTMDEAEGVGLAAPQVGVSKRFFVITADDDVRRVFINPQIIYTSNELCDYDEGCLSLPGFDEKITRPAKVTVSALDENGKAFTLEADGLLARCIQHENDHLDGIMYIDRGDPEFAAKVTAQMKKRLERSAKKEAEKAKKAASIAAKIAAKNANKNS is encoded by the coding sequence ATGAAAATTTATAAATTGGGAGAAGATGTCCTCCGTAAAAAAGCTGTTCCTGTTGAGCAGGCCGAAATTAACGATGATTTACGTAAATTTATAAACGAAATGTTTGATACTATGGACGAAGCCGAAGGCGTTGGGCTTGCAGCACCTCAGGTTGGCGTTTCCAAACGATTTTTTGTTATAACTGCCGACGATGATGTTCGCCGTGTTTTTATAAATCCTCAGATAATCTACACGAGCAATGAGCTTTGCGATTACGATGAAGGTTGCCTTTCTTTGCCAGGGTTTGATGAAAAAATCACTCGGCCGGCAAAAGTTACGGTTTCTGCTCTGGACGAAAATGGTAAGGCTTTTACTTTGGAAGCGGATGGGCTTTTGGCTCGCTGCATTCAACATGAAAATGACCACTTAGACGGAATTATGTATATAGACCGAGGCGATCCTGAATTTGCGGCTAAGGTTACCGCTCAAATGAAAAAGCGCCTTGAACGCTCTGCAAAAAAAGAAGCAGAAAAAGCAAAAAAAGCGGCTTCGATTGCGGCAAAAATTGCTGCTAAAAATGCGAACAAAAATTCATAA
- a CDS encoding transporter substrate-binding domain-containing protein, with the protein MKKLIFGAISALMIFTIFSCSKKDEGDLLSTIHSKGKITIATEGSWAPWTYHDETNALVGYDVEIGKKLAEKLGVKAEFVEVDWDGIFAGIDAKRYDISCNGVEVTDERSLKYDFTEPYAYTRTALIVRNDNKTITDFADLKGKTTANSIGSTYSEVAERLGAKVVTIDSFEETLQLVEHDRADATLNDNATFYYYQKVQQKNPFKVVAETKNPSHVAIPLRKGSETATLKEALNKAIEELNSSGELKQISEKYFGTDLTK; encoded by the coding sequence ATGAAAAAACTTATATTTGGGGCAATTTCAGCCCTCATGATTTTTACAATTTTCTCCTGTTCAAAAAAAGACGAAGGCGACTTACTTTCTACGATACACTCAAAAGGAAAAATCACTATTGCAACAGAAGGTTCCTGGGCTCCATGGACTTACCACGACGAAACCAATGCCCTTGTAGGTTACGATGTAGAGATTGGCAAAAAACTTGCGGAAAAGCTTGGAGTAAAAGCGGAGTTTGTCGAAGTTGACTGGGACGGAATTTTTGCAGGAATCGATGCAAAGCGTTACGACATAAGTTGCAATGGAGTTGAAGTTACAGATGAGCGTTCTTTAAAATACGATTTTACAGAACCTTATGCTTATACTCGAACCGCCTTAATCGTAAGAAATGATAATAAAACCATTACTGATTTTGCCGATTTAAAAGGAAAAACAACCGCAAATTCTATTGGAAGCACATATTCGGAAGTGGCAGAACGATTAGGTGCAAAAGTTGTAACGATAGATTCATTTGAAGAAACCTTGCAGCTTGTTGAACACGACCGTGCCGATGCAACTTTGAACGATAATGCAACTTTTTATTATTACCAAAAAGTTCAGCAAAAAAATCCTTTTAAAGTTGTAGCCGAAACAAAAAATCCAAGCCATGTCGCAATTCCTTTACGAAAAGGCAGCGAAACAGCAACTCTAAAAGAAGCTTTAAATAAAGCGATAGAAGAATTAAACTCCAGCGGAGAGTTAAAACAAATTTCAGAAAAATATTTTGGAACAGATTTAACAAAATAA
- the fmt gene encoding methionyl-tRNA formyltransferase: protein MKILYAGSPLASALVLKKLIEFSNSDEARSLDFKIAGVLTNPPAARGRHKELIPTEVSRVAKEFKIPLFEFEHLFADSRLAIEPLGADLLVSFDYGRIFGPKFLSLFAMGGINLHPSALPLYRGCTPVPAAILNGDNRLGITVQKIALKTDEGDILAQDFVELDGTETTLSLMDGNGIESPVTLKGAELLIDVIKNACIQKKLDGIAQQGESSYTPFIKKEDGLIDWNMNAHSIERKIRAYTPWPLCYTFCKGQKLLILKAVPLDCALESDVGAGTVLGYKKESGIKIACGDKTVLLVKELQWQGKKAMDYKSFMNGARDFIDCVLVDKI, encoded by the coding sequence ATGAAAATTTTATACGCTGGTTCTCCGCTCGCTTCTGCACTTGTCTTAAAAAAACTTATCGAATTTTCTAACTCCGATGAGGCTCGCTCTTTAGATTTTAAAATTGCAGGAGTGCTTACAAATCCGCCTGCTGCACGTGGCAGACACAAAGAGTTGATTCCCACAGAAGTTTCGCGCGTTGCAAAAGAATTTAAGATTCCGCTTTTTGAATTTGAGCATCTGTTTGCGGATTCCAGGCTTGCGATTGAACCTTTGGGAGCAGATCTTCTCGTGAGTTTTGATTACGGAAGAATTTTTGGACCAAAGTTTCTTTCTCTTTTTGCAATGGGTGGAATAAATCTTCATCCTTCGGCTCTTCCGCTTTACAGAGGTTGCACTCCTGTCCCTGCTGCAATACTAAATGGCGACAATCGCTTGGGAATAACAGTTCAAAAAATTGCGCTCAAGACGGACGAAGGCGACATTCTAGCTCAGGATTTTGTAGAACTCGACGGAACGGAAACAACTTTGAGCCTTATGGACGGAAACGGAATCGAAAGCCCTGTAACTTTGAAAGGTGCAGAACTTTTAATAGATGTTATAAAAAATGCTTGCATTCAAAAAAAATTGGATGGCATCGCTCAGCAAGGAGAAAGCTCTTATACGCCTTTTATAAAAAAAGAGGATGGTTTAATCGACTGGAATATGAATGCTCATTCAATCGAAAGAAAAATCAGAGCCTATACTCCGTGGCCACTTTGCTATACTTTTTGCAAGGGACAAAAACTCCTTATTTTAAAAGCCGTTCCTTTGGATTGTGCTTTGGAAAGCGATGTTGGGGCAGGAACTGTGCTTGGCTACAAAAAAGAAAGCGGAATAAAAATTGCTTGTGGCGATAAAACTGTTTTGCTTGTAAAAGAATTGCAGTGGCAGGGCAAAAAAGCGATGGACTATAAATCCTTTATGAATGGGGCAAGGGACTTTATAGACTGTGTTCTAGTTGATAAAATATGA
- a CDS encoding PASTA domain-containing protein gives MKINFKEISKKIINKIKNFNIQDCRVSFNDGMKNLEANGRSLFIAIILAVVLMLVTCLAVFFIAVKGPEKVLVPEVKNKELTQALLEMQVKELYPKIQLRYDEKPFGTVLNQSPSSGAIVKAGTRVTLTVSRGAVVSEVGNYVGLKYDEVKIDLSAMFTGATRPLIVLAEPSYKADVSEAGTILEQVPAQGTKISEPVTVHLIVSRGPNFENTRVPSYIGKSVQDMLALLPDSKLVIDFTGHRALAGEKENSVIDQQKFESEYVPNFSRVSVEMAFPENSDDGKIYGIFEAKVAKFPYPVSMTVECVEKTGQRFPLVTLQHTGGDFTIPYAVAEDSELILRIAGREVKRISVSK, from the coding sequence ATGAAGATAAATTTTAAAGAAATATCAAAAAAAATAATCAACAAGATTAAAAATTTTAACATTCAGGATTGTCGTGTAAGTTTTAACGATGGAATGAAAAATCTTGAAGCTAATGGACGTTCGCTTTTTATTGCGATTATCCTTGCCGTAGTTTTAATGCTTGTAACTTGCCTCGCTGTATTTTTTATCGCTGTTAAAGGCCCAGAAAAAGTTCTTGTTCCAGAAGTAAAAAATAAAGAATTAACTCAAGCACTTTTAGAAATGCAGGTAAAAGAACTCTATCCTAAAATCCAGTTGCGCTATGATGAAAAACCTTTTGGAACTGTATTAAATCAATCTCCATCATCTGGTGCAATAGTAAAAGCTGGAACTCGAGTAACTTTAACGGTAAGCAGAGGCGCTGTTGTTTCTGAAGTTGGAAATTACGTTGGATTAAAATACGACGAAGTCAAAATTGATTTGAGCGCTATGTTTACAGGAGCAACAAGACCTCTCATCGTTCTTGCAGAGCCTAGTTATAAGGCAGATGTTTCAGAAGCAGGAACTATATTGGAACAGGTTCCAGCACAGGGAACAAAAATCTCTGAACCAGTAACTGTTCATCTGATAGTAAGCCGCGGTCCAAATTTTGAAAATACGCGCGTTCCTTCTTACATTGGAAAATCTGTTCAAGATATGCTTGCCTTGTTACCAGATTCAAAACTCGTAATAGATTTTACGGGACACAGGGCGCTCGCTGGCGAAAAAGAAAATTCTGTAATTGATCAACAAAAATTTGAAAGCGAATATGTGCCGAATTTCAGCAGAGTTTCTGTAGAAATGGCATTTCCCGAAAATAGCGATGATGGTAAAATCTACGGAATTTTTGAGGCGAAAGTTGCAAAATTTCCATATCCTGTTTCTATGACTGTTGAATGTGTGGAAAAAACAGGGCAAAGATTCCCGCTTGTAACTTTACAGCATACTGGGGGCGATTTTACGATTCCTTATGCGGTAGCTGAAGACAGCGAATTGATTCTTCGCATTGCAGGAAGGGAAGTCAAGAGAATCAGCGTTTCTAAATAA
- the hisIE gene encoding bifunctional phosphoribosyl-AMP cyclohydrolase/phosphoribosyl-ATP diphosphatase HisIE codes for MVIASIDMKDGHVVQLKNGRDLVLQRDDAENLISEFNRYGEVAIIDLDQAFRNTDEKGETKNTQLFQHLLRKGNVRVGGGINTVKKARELISLGAEKVIIGSAAWNSSIKDGESVLNENFLQELNDAIGKERVIISVDAIHGKIAVKGWTQTVDVSLVEGAKQAEKYCSELLFTCVEKEGCMEGTDMQLVEELRKAVKCRVVVAGGVNSIEQIVQLEKLGCDVQLGMALYTGVVNLKDAFINCLNYEKTGGLIPVIAQSPAGEVLMMGYANKEAFAKSFETRRLTFFSRAKNRLWTKGEESQHYLDLIKMRADCDRDTVLATVFPNGGVCHTGSYTCFGSEVDAKSNLERLYATVAERFANPRPGSYTATLDAKRVREKIMEEAEELTDEAESKNDIIWEVTDLIYFMSVLMYKEGVTWQDIYDELDKRHKEK; via the coding sequence ATGGTAATTGCTTCTATAGATATGAAAGATGGACACGTCGTTCAATTAAAAAACGGACGCGATTTGGTGTTGCAACGCGACGATGCGGAAAATTTGATTTCTGAATTTAACAGATACGGCGAAGTTGCAATAATCGATTTGGATCAGGCTTTTAGAAACACAGACGAAAAAGGCGAAACCAAAAATACCCAGCTTTTTCAACATCTGCTTAGAAAAGGAAATGTTCGAGTTGGTGGGGGAATCAACACTGTAAAAAAAGCCAGAGAATTGATAAGTCTTGGAGCAGAAAAGGTCATAATCGGTTCGGCAGCATGGAATTCATCAATAAAAGATGGCGAATCAGTTTTGAACGAAAATTTCTTGCAAGAATTAAATGATGCAATCGGAAAAGAGCGCGTAATCATTTCTGTAGATGCAATTCACGGAAAAATCGCCGTAAAAGGCTGGACTCAAACTGTTGATGTTTCCTTGGTGGAAGGTGCAAAACAGGCAGAAAAATATTGCTCTGAGCTTTTGTTTACCTGCGTAGAAAAAGAAGGCTGCATGGAAGGCACAGATATGCAACTTGTAGAAGAATTGCGCAAGGCTGTAAAATGCAGAGTTGTTGTTGCAGGTGGCGTTAACAGCATAGAACAGATTGTTCAGTTAGAAAAATTAGGTTGCGATGTTCAACTTGGAATGGCCTTATACACTGGGGTTGTAAACTTAAAAGATGCCTTCATAAACTGTTTGAATTACGAAAAGACTGGCGGACTTATTCCTGTTATAGCACAGAGCCCTGCTGGCGAAGTTTTAATGATGGGATATGCAAACAAAGAAGCGTTTGCAAAATCATTTGAAACTAGAAGATTGACCTTTTTTAGCCGTGCAAAAAATAGGCTTTGGACAAAGGGCGAAGAAAGTCAGCACTATTTAGATCTTATAAAAATGCGTGCCGACTGCGATAGAGATACAGTTCTTGCGACAGTTTTTCCAAACGGCGGAGTTTGCCATACAGGTTCGTACACATGTTTTGGCTCGGAAGTTGATGCAAAGTCAAATCTTGAACGCCTTTACGCAACTGTTGCAGAGCGATTTGCAAATCCTCGTCCCGGAAGTTATACGGCAACTTTAGACGCAAAACGAGTGCGCGAAAAAATTATGGAAGAAGCCGAGGAATTGACCGATGAAGCGGAATCTAAAAACGACATAATTTGGGAAGTTACAGATTTAATCTATTTTATGAGCGTTTTGATGTACAAAGAAGGCGTTACTTGGCAGGACATCTACGACGAATTGGATAAACGACACAAAGAAAAATAG
- the mgtE gene encoding magnesium transporter: MTELISTDERVCELLDEKNFSSIKEIVSSMPSAEIIALFERIDEKQVPVIFRLLPKDLAAEVFIEMDSDFQELLIKNFSDNELKAILDELYANDTADLVEEMPANVVKRILNQIDPSMRNDVNQLLQYPENSAGSIMTTEYIALRLGTTVGEAISKIREYGLNQKSFYSCYVTKNKKLIGRISLKDLVLAKDDSIKIDEIIKTNVISVKTNEDKEEVAKLLSKYNFYAIPVVDGENRMVGIISFDDALEVMEDEATEDIEIMAAMTPSQKTYLRSSPFDLFKHRIVWLLLLMVSATFTGMIITNFEHALAAQVILTAFIPMLMDTGGNTGSQSSVTIIRALSLGEIEFRDLPKVLLKEFCTAFLCALCLFAACFLKIFLIDYLLLGNEDVTYSINLVVCLTVAFTVVIAKLIGCTLPLLAKKLTLDPAVMASPFITTIVDAVSLIVYFTIAKTFLF, encoded by the coding sequence ATGACAGAACTTATTTCTACTGATGAGCGAGTTTGTGAACTTCTTGACGAAAAAAACTTTTCCTCAATAAAGGAAATCGTTTCTTCAATGCCAAGTGCAGAAATTATTGCGCTTTTTGAACGAATTGATGAAAAGCAGGTTCCTGTGATTTTCAGACTTTTGCCAAAAGATTTAGCCGCAGAAGTTTTTATAGAAATGGATAGCGATTTTCAGGAACTTTTGATAAAAAACTTTTCAGATAATGAATTAAAAGCGATTCTTGACGAATTATATGCAAACGACACCGCGGATTTGGTTGAAGAAATGCCTGCAAATGTTGTAAAGCGAATCTTAAATCAAATAGATCCTTCTATGAGAAATGATGTAAATCAACTTCTTCAATATCCAGAGAATTCTGCTGGCTCAATAATGACAACCGAATATATCGCTCTAAGATTAGGAACTACGGTGGGCGAGGCGATAAGCAAAATTCGCGAATATGGTCTAAATCAAAAGTCGTTTTACAGTTGTTATGTTACCAAAAACAAAAAATTGATAGGGCGAATTTCTTTAAAAGATTTAGTTCTCGCAAAAGACGATTCAATTAAAATTGATGAAATCATAAAAACCAATGTTATAAGCGTAAAGACGAACGAAGATAAAGAAGAGGTTGCAAAACTGCTTTCAAAATACAATTTTTATGCGATTCCTGTTGTAGATGGCGAAAATCGTATGGTTGGAATCATTTCTTTTGATGATGCTTTGGAGGTAATGGAAGACGAGGCAACAGAAGATATTGAAATTATGGCTGCGATGACTCCTTCTCAAAAAACTTATTTGCGCTCTTCTCCATTTGATTTATTCAAGCATAGAATTGTTTGGCTTTTGCTGCTTATGGTTTCTGCAACTTTTACAGGAATGATAATAACAAATTTTGAACACGCACTTGCAGCTCAAGTTATTCTTACCGCTTTTATTCCAATGCTCATGGACACTGGCGGAAATACAGGCTCTCAATCTTCTGTTACGATAATCCGAGCGCTTTCTCTTGGCGAAATTGAATTTAGAGATTTGCCAAAAGTCCTTCTAAAAGAATTTTGCACTGCGTTTTTGTGTGCATTGTGCCTTTTTGCCGCTTGTTTTTTAAAAATCTTCCTGATTGATTATTTGCTGCTGGGAAACGAAGATGTAACTTATTCAATAAATCTTGTTGTTTGCCTTACGGTTGCATTCACCGTTGTTATTGCAAAACTGATAGGATGTACGCTTCCGCTTCTTGCAAAAAAATTGACTTTAGATCCTGCGGTTATGGCAAGCCCTTTTATAACTACGATAGTCGATGCTGTTTCGCTGATTGTTTATTTTACGATTGCAAAGACATTTTTATTTTAA
- a CDS encoding amino acid ABC transporter permease produces the protein MNDHLWQILTTSFFKILIPGLVTTIPLTAISFCLALVLGSLTALVQFANVKILKHVARFYIWVIRGTPILVQLYVVFYGLPKVGVMIAPFTAAVLVFSINEGAYTAEIMRSAFESVPVGQIEAGYCVGMNYLQIFWRILLPQALKTAFPPLSNSLIAMVKETSLAANITVTEMFMATQRIVARTYEPLALYIEVALIYLVFSTVLTKVQRIAERKINFFTEKSGGER, from the coding sequence TTGAACGACCATCTATGGCAGATACTTACAACTTCTTTTTTTAAGATATTGATTCCGGGGCTTGTAACGACAATTCCGTTGACGGCAATTTCGTTTTGTTTGGCATTGGTTCTTGGAAGCCTTACCGCTTTGGTTCAATTTGCAAATGTAAAAATTTTAAAGCATGTCGCTCGTTTTTATATATGGGTAATACGCGGGACACCAATTCTGGTTCAGCTTTATGTTGTATTTTACGGACTTCCAAAAGTTGGTGTTATGATTGCACCGTTTACGGCTGCGGTTCTTGTTTTTTCTATAAACGAAGGAGCTTACACAGCGGAAATAATGCGGTCTGCTTTTGAATCCGTGCCGGTGGGGCAAATAGAAGCAGGATATTGTGTTGGAATGAATTATCTTCAAATTTTCTGGAGAATACTTCTTCCTCAGGCGCTAAAAACGGCATTTCCTCCGCTTTCAAATTCGCTCATCGCTATGGTAAAAGAAACCTCGCTTGCGGCAAACATAACTGTTACAGAAATGTTCATGGCAACGCAGCGAATCGTTGCACGCACCTACGAGCCACTCGCACTTTACATTGAAGTCGCGTTGATTTATCTGGTTTTCTCGACTGTCTTAACAAAAGTTCAGAGGATTGCAGAGAGAAAAATCAACTTTTTTACAGAAAAATCAGGAGGCGAACGATGA
- a CDS encoding type I 3-dehydroquinate dehydratase, translating to MARPLVCLCLTAKTLAENVKIVESYKDFIDLVELRVDFLETDERLQIRDFPSMIDVPAILTIRQKIDGGLYEEGESSRTMLFARALAFADENPKKNFAYVDFEEDYHVPSLEDAAQAFGIKIIRSYHNMSSPVEDIVKKFETLRQNNYEIPKIAFMPHTLKDITKVFEVAESWSGSEQIFCAMGHLGLPTRILSEKLHSYLTYTSPSELLGNLLAIGHIDPITLNNVYRFRNINKNTKLFGITGYPLTVTSSPEMHNALFKKNNLDAVYIPFKSESIENAMNFAEVLDIKGFSVTIPHKETVIPFLKSTDKKAQDIGACNTVVRDGDFWKGYNTDALGFKKALLEFTGLKNLKGKRVAIIGAGGASRAIAYVVKECGAKACVFNRTLSKARIVAEKYGFEFATLGPENLEKLKKYSQIIVQTTSKGMASTEPSNIENDAIWFYDFSGKEFVYDIVYSPEITPVMARAASFGCKVCNGLSMLRYQGEAQFDLFKQLI from the coding sequence ATGGCACGACCTTTGGTTTGTCTTTGTTTGACTGCAAAAACTTTGGCAGAAAACGTAAAAATTGTGGAAAGCTACAAGGATTTTATAGACTTAGTAGAACTCAGAGTGGATTTTCTTGAAACTGATGAACGCTTGCAGATAAGGGATTTTCCTTCGATGATTGACGTTCCTGCGATTTTAACGATAAGGCAAAAAATTGACGGTGGTCTTTATGAGGAAGGCGAGTCAAGCAGGACTATGCTTTTTGCACGCGCTCTTGCGTTTGCAGACGAAAATCCAAAAAAGAATTTCGCTTATGTGGATTTTGAAGAAGACTACCATGTTCCCAGTTTGGAAGATGCAGCCCAAGCATTTGGAATAAAAATAATCCGCTCCTACCACAATATGAGTTCACCTGTCGAAGACATCGTAAAAAAATTTGAAACTTTAAGACAGAACAATTACGAAATTCCAAAAATCGCCTTTATGCCACACACTCTAAAAGATATTACAAAGGTTTTTGAAGTTGCAGAAAGTTGGAGCGGTAGCGAACAGATTTTTTGTGCTATGGGTCATTTGGGACTTCCCACCAGAATACTTTCTGAAAAACTGCATTCATATCTAACATATACAAGTCCTTCAGAATTGCTTGGAAACCTTCTTGCAATTGGACATATAGATCCCATTACTTTGAATAACGTTTATAGATTTAGAAATATAAACAAAAATACAAAACTCTTTGGCATAACAGGTTATCCGCTTACGGTAACTTCAAGTCCAGAAATGCACAACGCTTTGTTTAAGAAAAATAATTTGGATGCGGTTTATATCCCCTTTAAATCAGAAAGCATAGAAAATGCGATGAACTTTGCAGAAGTTTTGGATATAAAAGGATTTTCTGTAACGATTCCTCATAAAGAAACCGTAATTCCTTTTTTAAAGTCCACAGATAAAAAAGCACAGGATATTGGTGCTTGCAATACAGTTGTGCGCGATGGAGATTTTTGGAAAGGCTACAATACAGATGCTTTGGGATTTAAAAAAGCTTTGCTCGAATTTACAGGCTTAAAAAATCTTAAAGGTAAGCGCGTTGCAATAATCGGTGCTGGCGGTGCAAGCCGTGCGATTGCCTATGTCGTAAAAGAGTGTGGTGCAAAAGCTTGCGTTTTTAACAGAACACTTTCAAAGGCGAGGATTGTAGCAGAAAAATACGGATTTGAATTTGCAACTTTAGGACCGGAAAACCTTGAAAAACTAAAAAAATATTCGCAGATAATAGTGCAGACAACATCTAAGGGAATGGCTTCCACAGAGCCTTCTAACATAGAAAACGATGCAATCTGGTTCTACGATTTTAGTGGCAAAGAATTCGTCTACGATATAGTTTATTCGCCAGAAATTACGCCTGTTATGGCAAGGGCAGCATCCTTTGGCTGTAAAGTGTGCAACGGCTTGAGCATGTTGCGCTATCAGGGCGAAGCCCAGTTTGATTTATTTAAGCAGCTTATTTAA